The following proteins are co-located in the Paludibaculum fermentans genome:
- a CDS encoding 4Fe-4S dicluster domain-containing protein, which yields MSDQATTGRRDRRRYTPKPEIVSLLKVSGNPVNGLGEKDIRRPSPHFWHPPDLHPWGELQLVARTNSRKCPGSAEAFAAAYERRELLPVATQRNAAPAAELSAAATQFALAHEADDVGIAAMDPLYVFEGYRIDEPWVIVLALAHDYERLKQVPSDETNGAGVCDVGDQYARGTRASYALANWIRSQGYNAHPYPGPSADALLLIPPAIASGLGELGKHGSIISRHFGSGVRLAAVTTDMPLTPTGPDRFGADDFCQTCQICTRECPPGAIVEQKQMVRGVERWYVDFDKCIPYFAEAASCGICIAVCPWTRPRVRPKLLATMARRLDQATSHPGASELSAPALES from the coding sequence ATGTCGGATCAAGCTACTACGGGGCGGCGCGATCGCCGTCGCTACACGCCCAAGCCGGAGATCGTTTCACTGCTCAAGGTTTCGGGCAATCCGGTCAATGGACTGGGCGAAAAGGACATCCGCCGGCCCTCGCCCCACTTCTGGCATCCGCCCGACCTGCACCCGTGGGGTGAGTTGCAGCTTGTCGCGCGAACAAATTCGCGCAAATGCCCAGGCTCGGCGGAGGCCTTCGCGGCGGCGTATGAGCGCCGGGAACTCCTTCCCGTTGCCACACAACGCAACGCCGCACCGGCCGCCGAGCTGTCCGCCGCCGCCACCCAATTCGCTCTCGCACACGAAGCGGATGACGTCGGCATCGCCGCCATGGACCCCCTCTACGTCTTCGAGGGGTACAGGATTGATGAGCCCTGGGTGATCGTGCTCGCACTCGCACACGACTACGAACGCCTCAAACAGGTCCCTTCCGACGAGACCAACGGAGCCGGTGTTTGCGACGTGGGCGACCAGTACGCCCGCGGCACCAGGGCTTCCTACGCGCTGGCCAACTGGATCCGCTCGCAAGGCTACAACGCCCACCCGTATCCCGGCCCCTCGGCGGACGCCTTGCTTCTCATTCCGCCCGCCATTGCCTCCGGCCTGGGCGAACTCGGAAAACACGGGTCCATCATCAGCCGTCATTTCGGATCCGGCGTGAGGCTCGCCGCCGTCACCACCGACATGCCGCTGACGCCCACCGGACCCGACCGGTTCGGCGCCGACGACTTCTGCCAAACCTGCCAGATCTGTACCCGGGAATGCCCTCCGGGCGCCATCGTCGAACAGAAGCAGATGGTTCGCGGCGTCGAACGCTGGTACGTGGATTTCGACAAGTGCATCCCCTACTTCGCTGAGGCTGCATCGTGCGGAATCTGCATTGCCGTCTGCCCCTGGACCCGCCCTCGGGTAAGGCCAAAACTGCTCGCCACCATGGCGCGCCGGCTCGACCAGGCAACAAGCCATCCGGGCGCTTCGGAACTCTCCGCCCCAGCACTCGAGTCGTAG
- a CDS encoding carboxymuconolactone decarboxylase family protein, translating into MAHIKLPEDLPGIRGPFAFRPETAKPMSELAEVLLHTPGSLSMADSELIATYVSSRNDCHYCQTSHGAIAAYHLGGDEQLVLDVKHDFESAGISEKLKALLNIAGRVQQGGKLVRAEDVGRARGHGATDLEIHDTVLIAAAFCMYNRYVDGLATWAPADTESYRRRAAAVAENGYMGALAAVAAQAAASKGE; encoded by the coding sequence ATGGCACACATCAAACTCCCTGAAGACCTGCCGGGCATCCGTGGCCCCTTCGCCTTTCGTCCCGAAACGGCAAAGCCCATGTCCGAACTGGCGGAAGTATTGCTGCACACCCCAGGCTCCCTCTCCATGGCCGATTCGGAGCTGATCGCGACCTACGTTTCATCCCGCAACGATTGCCACTACTGCCAGACCTCGCACGGCGCCATCGCCGCTTACCACCTCGGCGGAGATGAGCAACTCGTGCTCGATGTGAAACACGACTTCGAGAGTGCCGGCATCTCGGAGAAGCTCAAGGCCTTGCTGAACATCGCAGGCAGGGTCCAGCAGGGCGGCAAACTGGTCCGGGCGGAGGACGTCGGGCGGGCCCGCGGTCACGGCGCTACCGATCTTGAGATCCACGACACCGTGCTCATCGCCGCGGCCTTCTGCATGTACAACCGGTATGTCGACGGTCTCGCCACCTGGGCGCCGGCCGACACCGAATCGTACCGCCGGCGGGCGGCGGCTGTCGCGGAAAATGGCTATATGGGCGCCCTTGCGGCCGTGGCGGCCCAGGCGGCTGCTTCGAAAGGCGAGTAG
- a CDS encoding carboxymuconolactone decarboxylase family protein — MPHISLPEGLPGILGPMTFRPETARPMNELADVLLRGPGSLTPGERELIATYVSSRNDCFFCQTVHGAVAAHHLGGNEQLVLDVKQNPSAAGVSEKMKALLAIAGKVQRGGKNVTAEDVERARELGATDLELHDTVLIAAAFCMYNRYVDGLATWAPADPQVYRESGARLAAEGYAASTARQTAAR, encoded by the coding sequence ATGCCCCACATTTCGCTACCCGAAGGCCTGCCGGGCATTCTCGGCCCCATGACCTTTCGGCCCGAGACCGCCAGGCCGATGAATGAACTGGCCGACGTCCTCCTGCGCGGGCCAGGTTCTCTCACGCCGGGCGAGCGCGAACTCATCGCGACCTACGTCTCCTCCCGGAACGACTGCTTCTTCTGCCAGACCGTTCATGGCGCTGTCGCCGCTCATCACCTGGGCGGGAATGAACAGCTCGTCCTCGACGTCAAGCAGAACCCCTCCGCCGCCGGTGTATCCGAAAAGATGAAGGCTCTGCTCGCGATCGCCGGCAAAGTGCAGCGCGGCGGGAAGAACGTCACCGCAGAGGATGTCGAGCGGGCTCGCGAACTCGGCGCCACTGACCTCGAGCTTCATGACACCGTGCTGATCGCCGCCGCGTTCTGCATGTACAACCGCTACGTCGACGGCCTCGCCACCTGGGCTCCGGCGGATCCCCAGGTTTACCGTGAGTCAGGCGCGCGCCTGGCCGCCGAGGGCTACGCGGCCTCTACAGCCAGACAAACCGCGGCTCGATAA
- a CDS encoding Gfo/Idh/MocA family protein produces the protein MSDGVSRRYFFYGSLLAGAVPAGGFGSVPSLRALGYKPFYDKLNVAAIGCGGQGGVDLNDAAATENIAALCDVDEARAADAFNRHGKAPKYKDYRAMLDKEGKNIDACIVAVPDFMHATIALACMQQGKHVYVEKPLTRTPWEARLLRDAAAKYKVATQMGNQGFSHECHRVAAEIVWSGEIGEVREAHVATSPSTYPTELAQLPPSKDVPKTLDWNLWLGNAAARPFSDWYVPYNWRGFYDFGTGQIGNWATHTAGPVHTALQLGAPESVECVSQTGKSKYTYPTRGVVRLDFPARGPMPPVSVYYHEAVRASDPEAFRVPGMEDEAILPPPDNLADKGRPTAIGRGGPGGMRGPGGGPAGAGGRGASADGPPRGAGGPGVLVFQGTQILTSASQQPPRGASPRGVLAGNGSVLVGSKGVLATSNRGEGVWLLPSARWKEYKLPPQLLTRSPGHMLDWVRACKGGDASCSNFGITAPYAEWLALVCIAWRVPGKLLWDSKNTRFTNSEEANQLVKPMFRRGSELKL, from the coding sequence ATGAGTGATGGTGTTTCCAGAAGGTACTTCTTCTATGGCTCCCTGCTCGCGGGGGCCGTACCCGCCGGCGGGTTCGGCAGTGTACCGTCGTTGCGCGCACTTGGATACAAGCCGTTCTACGACAAGCTCAACGTGGCTGCCATCGGATGTGGCGGACAAGGTGGAGTGGACCTCAACGACGCCGCGGCGACCGAGAACATCGCAGCGCTGTGCGACGTGGACGAGGCGCGTGCGGCCGACGCGTTCAACCGCCATGGCAAAGCCCCGAAGTACAAAGACTACCGGGCGATGTTGGACAAGGAAGGCAAGAACATCGATGCGTGCATCGTCGCCGTCCCCGATTTCATGCACGCAACGATCGCCCTCGCCTGCATGCAGCAGGGCAAGCATGTTTATGTCGAGAAGCCGCTGACCAGGACTCCGTGGGAGGCCCGGCTGCTGCGCGATGCGGCAGCGAAGTACAAGGTCGCGACGCAGATGGGCAACCAGGGCTTTTCTCACGAATGCCACCGGGTGGCCGCTGAGATTGTCTGGTCCGGCGAGATCGGCGAGGTTCGGGAAGCGCACGTCGCGACCTCACCGAGCACGTATCCTACCGAACTGGCGCAGTTGCCGCCGTCAAAGGACGTTCCCAAGACGCTGGATTGGAATCTGTGGCTGGGCAATGCAGCGGCGCGCCCGTTCAGTGATTGGTATGTGCCCTACAATTGGCGCGGTTTTTACGATTTCGGAACAGGACAGATCGGCAATTGGGCGACGCATACGGCCGGGCCCGTGCATACCGCACTGCAATTGGGCGCGCCGGAAAGCGTGGAGTGCGTCAGCCAGACAGGAAAGAGCAAGTACACCTACCCGACACGGGGTGTGGTGCGGCTGGACTTCCCGGCACGGGGACCGATGCCACCGGTGTCGGTCTACTACCACGAGGCTGTCCGGGCATCCGACCCCGAGGCCTTCCGGGTACCGGGGATGGAGGATGAGGCGATTCTGCCTCCGCCCGACAATCTGGCCGACAAAGGCCGGCCGACAGCTATTGGCCGAGGCGGACCCGGGGGCATGCGAGGTCCCGGAGGAGGTCCGGCGGGCGCCGGCGGACGAGGAGCCTCGGCGGATGGTCCGCCCAGGGGCGCCGGCGGTCCTGGAGTCCTGGTTTTCCAAGGGACTCAAATCCTGACCTCGGCCTCGCAGCAACCCCCGCGAGGAGCGTCCCCGCGCGGCGTGTTGGCGGGAAACGGATCGGTGCTCGTGGGGAGCAAAGGCGTCCTGGCCACCAGCAATCGCGGCGAGGGCGTGTGGCTGCTGCCTTCGGCAAGATGGAAGGAGTACAAGCTGCCGCCGCAACTTCTCACGCGCTCTCCGGGTCACATGCTGGACTGGGTTCGCGCGTGTAAGGGCGGTGATGCGTCCTGTTCCAATTTCGGCATTACAGCGCCCTACGCGGAGTGGCTGGCACTGGTCTGCATTGCCTGGCGCGTCCCCGGGAAACTGCTTTGGGACAGCAAGAACACGCGGTTCACGAACAGCGAGGAAGCGAACCAACTGGTCAAGCCGATGTTCCGGCGAGGATCGGAATTGAAGCTGTAG
- a CDS encoding sugar phosphate isomerase/epimerase family protein: protein MSGFRDFRRKYEDAGVLIQIVKFDGVDGFTDDELDYAFQLARELGANAISCEIPVSTTKRMGAFAEKHKMMVGYHGHGNLTDPEAFGRLESWEQAFSYSKYNGANVDIGHFFAANGFSPAKWIKQNHARVTHVHLKDRKANNGPNVPWGEGDTPLKEILQMMRAEKYAFQATIEMEHPVPQGSSTLAELAKCVQYCRSVLA, encoded by the coding sequence ATGAGCGGGTTCCGCGACTTCCGCCGCAAGTACGAGGACGCTGGAGTCCTCATCCAGATCGTGAAGTTCGATGGAGTGGACGGGTTCACGGACGATGAACTCGATTACGCCTTCCAATTAGCCCGCGAACTGGGCGCGAACGCGATTTCCTGCGAGATCCCCGTCAGCACGACGAAGCGAATGGGAGCCTTCGCGGAGAAGCACAAGATGATGGTGGGCTACCATGGGCACGGCAACCTGACAGACCCGGAGGCATTCGGCCGCCTCGAGTCGTGGGAACAGGCGTTCTCCTATTCCAAGTACAACGGCGCCAACGTGGACATTGGCCACTTTTTCGCCGCGAATGGCTTTTCGCCAGCCAAGTGGATCAAGCAGAACCACGCTCGGGTGACTCACGTGCATCTGAAGGACCGGAAGGCGAATAACGGCCCCAACGTGCCATGGGGTGAGGGCGATACCCCGCTGAAGGAGATTCTCCAGATGATGAGAGCGGAGAAGTACGCCTTCCAGGCCACCATCGAGATGGAGCATCCGGTTCCGCAGGGATCTTCCACCCTGGCCGAGCTGGCAAAATGCGTGCAATATTGCCGGAGTGTACTGGCTTAG
- a CDS encoding YybH family protein: MTTPSRLMRSLTLASLLWSLPMTAQNELHQEDRQALLKILNEIEKAINAQDIEGMIAQMRPDCTVTWWNAEVSRGHDEIRAYYRKMVKDPGRYITKYTTRAKLGEHALFLGSGGDVAVADGSMEDEFFPVIRGPFRLNSRWSTTVAKTGGEWKVASLHLSSNVFTNQLITELTRALWYAGGAGLLIGGLAGWLLGRRGRQRLNP; encoded by the coding sequence ATGACGACTCCATCCAGGCTGATGCGTTCCTTGACGCTGGCCTCACTGCTTTGGTCGCTACCTATGACTGCCCAAAACGAATTACACCAGGAAGACCGCCAGGCTCTTCTGAAGATCCTGAACGAAATCGAAAAGGCCATCAATGCGCAGGATATCGAGGGCATGATCGCCCAGATGCGCCCCGACTGCACTGTGACGTGGTGGAATGCGGAAGTCTCCCGCGGCCATGACGAAATTCGTGCCTACTACCGGAAGATGGTCAAGGATCCGGGCCGCTACATCACCAAATACACGACCCGGGCGAAACTCGGCGAGCACGCGCTCTTCCTGGGGTCGGGCGGCGACGTCGCGGTAGCCGATGGCAGTATGGAAGACGAATTCTTTCCGGTCATCCGCGGTCCGTTCCGTTTGAATTCGCGCTGGAGCACGACCGTGGCGAAGACCGGCGGCGAGTGGAAAGTCGCCTCATTGCACCTGTCCTCCAACGTTTTCACCAACCAACTGATTACCGAGCTGACGCGGGCCTTATGGTACGCGGGCGGCGCGGGCCTCCTGATTGGCGGGCTGGCCGGCTGGCTCCTGGGCCGCCGCGGACGGCAGCGCCTCAACCCATAG
- a CDS encoding VOC family protein, whose translation MHSGPLLLAALVAAAAAPALMAQASSAPVRPPILGVAHIRLKTADLAAARNFYGRYLGYQEPFELDSLAVFKVNDRQYIEVEPTLKQESEDRLVHIAFETGDARRLRDYLASRLVEVPLAVKPDADGNLSFFIKDADGHSVEFVEYSKGSLHSRNFGKALPRTRISERMIHVGFTIQDRAAADKLYRDILGFRLQWYGGMTDERTDWVSMRVPDGTDWLEYMLNQPHPSPKTLGVMNHLALGVPSTEQGYKTVVERGMNQPDKPKIGRDGKWQLNLYDPNFTRAELMEPAPVQPPCCSPILAP comes from the coding sequence ATGCATTCCGGACCTCTTCTCCTCGCGGCTCTGGTCGCGGCCGCCGCCGCTCCCGCCCTGATGGCCCAGGCGTCGAGTGCTCCGGTCCGCCCGCCGATTTTGGGCGTCGCCCACATCAGGCTGAAGACCGCCGATTTGGCCGCGGCGCGCAATTTCTACGGCCGCTACCTGGGCTATCAGGAGCCGTTCGAACTCGACTCGCTCGCCGTGTTCAAGGTGAACGACCGCCAGTACATCGAAGTGGAGCCGACGCTGAAGCAGGAATCGGAAGACCGGCTGGTCCACATCGCGTTCGAGACCGGCGATGCCCGCCGGTTGCGCGATTACCTGGCCAGCCGCCTCGTGGAGGTTCCGCTCGCCGTTAAGCCGGATGCGGACGGCAACCTGAGCTTCTTCATCAAAGACGCCGATGGGCACAGCGTGGAGTTCGTCGAGTATTCGAAAGGTTCGCTGCACAGCCGGAACTTCGGCAAGGCGCTGCCGCGCACCCGCATCTCCGAACGCATGATTCACGTGGGTTTCACCATCCAGGATCGCGCCGCGGCGGACAAGCTGTACCGGGACATCCTGGGCTTTCGCCTGCAGTGGTACGGGGGCATGACCGACGAGCGCACCGACTGGGTCTCGATGCGCGTGCCCGATGGCACGGACTGGCTCGAATACATGCTGAACCAGCCCCATCCATCGCCGAAAACTCTCGGTGTCATGAACCATCTGGCGCTAGGCGTCCCAAGCACGGAACAGGGATATAAGACAGTAGTCGAACGCGGCATGAATCAGCCGGATAAGCCAAAAATCGGCCGCGACGGGAAGTGGCAGTTAAATCTCTACGATCCGAACTTCACACGCGCGGAGTTGATGGAGCCGGCGCCGGTTCAGCCGCCTTGTTGCTCGCCGATTCTGGCTCCTTAA
- a CDS encoding dienelactone hydrolase family protein, which yields MKKTAVLTLAAASALMAADAIPETVHFPSADGKTQLIGYLYRPDGAGPHPAVVLMHGRAGAYSSLAKGVYEAKTLSKRHKFWGSFWAERGYVTLLVDSFGPRGYWEGFGRGSYDERPSEVSEQTVRPLDAYGALEYLRKRRDVVADRIGLQGWSNGGMTALVTMSSQAPGISIPTPATGFRAALAFYPGCGMAAVQDSYVPYAPLHLFVGTADEEVSPKRCQKWESDVRTRSKLIGLTTYEGAEHNFDDPSASKQKNAANVEATEDARKRAEEYFGRHLKP from the coding sequence ATGAAGAAAACTGCCGTATTGACCCTGGCCGCGGCGAGCGCGCTGATGGCGGCGGATGCTATCCCCGAGACGGTCCACTTTCCCAGCGCGGATGGGAAGACGCAGTTGATCGGGTATCTGTACCGGCCTGACGGCGCAGGTCCGCATCCAGCCGTCGTGCTGATGCATGGACGCGCCGGTGCGTACTCGTCCCTGGCCAAGGGCGTGTATGAAGCCAAGACGCTGTCGAAACGGCACAAGTTCTGGGGATCCTTCTGGGCGGAACGGGGCTATGTCACGCTGCTGGTGGACAGTTTCGGACCACGCGGATACTGGGAGGGCTTCGGACGCGGGAGCTACGATGAGCGGCCGTCGGAGGTGAGTGAGCAGACCGTGCGTCCGCTGGATGCTTACGGCGCACTGGAGTATTTGCGCAAGCGGAGAGACGTGGTGGCGGACCGGATCGGGCTGCAGGGGTGGTCGAACGGGGGCATGACTGCGCTGGTGACGATGTCGTCGCAGGCACCGGGGATCAGCATTCCCACCCCCGCAACGGGCTTCCGGGCCGCGCTGGCGTTCTACCCTGGTTGCGGCATGGCCGCGGTGCAGGACTCGTATGTGCCGTACGCGCCGCTGCACTTGTTTGTCGGGACTGCCGATGAAGAGGTGTCCCCCAAACGATGCCAGAAGTGGGAGAGCGATGTTCGGACACGGTCGAAGCTGATTGGCCTGACCACGTATGAGGGCGCGGAGCATAACTTCGACGATCCCAGTGCGAGCAAGCAGAAGAATGCGGCGAATGTCGAGGCAACCGAGGATGCGCGCAAGCGGGCCGAGGAGTATTTCGGTCGGCATTTGAAGCCTTGA
- a CDS encoding ABC transporter ATP-binding protein translates to MLEIRALTKRYAGVPVVNRVSFRVGPGEILGYLGPNGAGKSTTVKMLIGLIEPSEGEILFQGVNVVRDMRAFQRRIGYVAEEAHLYPHLSGREYLRLSGRLQGMRRNVLDSKADELLNLFGLWEERHSLLASYSKGMRQKILLSSALLHDPELLILDEPFSGLDVGAAMILRSLLRALAERKKIVLYSSHVLEVVEKVATSVLILRKGEVAAHDSVANLRLLMAQASLEGVFAQLTRAEDTDSIAQRILETVAR, encoded by the coding sequence ATGCTGGAGATTCGCGCTCTCACCAAACGTTACGCCGGAGTGCCCGTCGTGAACCGGGTCAGTTTTCGGGTTGGGCCGGGAGAAATCCTGGGGTATCTGGGACCGAACGGGGCCGGCAAGAGCACCACGGTCAAGATGCTGATCGGCCTCATTGAGCCTTCCGAAGGGGAGATCCTGTTCCAGGGTGTGAACGTGGTTCGCGACATGAGGGCGTTCCAGCGGCGCATCGGCTACGTCGCCGAAGAAGCCCATCTGTACCCTCATCTTTCAGGGCGCGAATACCTGCGGCTCTCCGGACGATTGCAGGGCATGCGGCGCAATGTCCTCGACTCCAAGGCGGACGAACTGCTGAACCTGTTCGGACTTTGGGAGGAGCGCCACTCGCTGCTGGCATCCTACTCCAAGGGAATGCGGCAGAAGATCCTGCTTTCGTCGGCGCTCCTGCACGACCCGGAACTCCTGATCCTGGACGAACCGTTTTCAGGTCTCGACGTCGGCGCGGCGATGATCCTGCGCAGCCTGCTGCGCGCCCTGGCCGAGCGCAAGAAGATCGTGCTGTACAGTTCACACGTTCTGGAGGTGGTGGAAAAGGTAGCCACCTCCGTACTGATCCTGCGGAAGGGTGAGGTCGCCGCCCATGATTCCGTGGCCAATCTACGACTGCTGATGGCCCAGGCCTCGCTTGAAGGCGTTTTCGCCCAGCTCACGCGGGCCGAGGATACGGATTCGATCGCTCAACGCATCCTGGAGACGGTGGCGCGATGA